The genomic window attgtatttaatatctcgaattccttttcttttttctttttttttttctttcaattttattttgtgatttaatttaatgtaatttgtCTTTTGTGATGTATTGTTCCAAGCAACTCcaacaataataatcgatttatcaacgtaaacaaagagagaaagagagaaaaagagagagagagagagagagagagagagagagaattaaaaagagaggaagtgagagagtgagagaaagctTAACCAACGATATTTTTCCAAATAGGACGactcacttttttcttatttttttctctcgctaATAATGTGGATgatatgctttttttttcatttttttttagttttttattttttgttattttttctgtcATGCTTCATCTAACGTGAAGAGTATTTTgtcttgctttttattttttttttttaattttttttcctttgttatgTCATTGTAATCGTATTCCATTACGATTTTGAAACTCGACAAGTTATTTGCGCTTTATCGATTTACcaaattttaatgttttctCGTGATAAacgaaaatgtataaatatctaCATTGCCTATTATCAGGGGCTAACAAATTACATACCGTTGAATGCCAATTGCAGATTTTGATGAAgttaattgtttaaatttaacgtttttttttatatttatttatttatttatttttatttatttatttatttacttattttttttattttttcatctcaAGAGTGGAATACGTCGTTTTAGTTATTGTTATTAGATTAATTGCcaatcttaaaaataattattataaataattattaaatcacatcatatatatttttgatgcAATCAgacattttattatacgtacgttttatatttttaaattgtttctgTATACCAAAATTTTactacaattatattaataaaataatttctttaaaacgacatttttctttttgtgacCTTTTTGATACAATCGATTTAGTCcactttcaaaataataatctcaATTATTCTATAAACGAAGATATATTAGATCTTACACTACTTATCATCGATAATTATCGTCTATTAAcagtatcttttctttcctttctttggttaacaaatattatctacTAAATAACAActaacgataaaattaattaatactattaATCAATCTTagaaacattttaaataaaatacaaatggCATTCAACGTGTTAACGAAGTATCAACATATTTggattgattaatttttaaatctatataaattctttttcttaaaaacaaaacaaaaaaatattgtcaagTTATTTGacaataaacattttttaacagaaacaataaatttataaaatcacaCTTATCGTCTCAGTCTCTAACAAGTTCATCCTTTttagttaaaatattattcaatatttttatagatttaaatCCCTGGCTTAGAATAGACTCAAACAATGTTCTACGAACTTATggagataataatatttcaaataatttgattttattctttgtatGCGTGTTCAATCTGGCGTTacattacaaatatatgttaattaattaattaataaacaatttttatcatcattcactatcaacaaaattttttatgatgtttcttttttttcctttttattttcttaactgATGATATGGGGTCTactaaaatgataaataaaaagaaaaaaagaaaaaaaaaagattatgaaaaatcgtctaattctttttcttatttactttaaatatcttttaattattttcttcgttctatgAGAATATCATAAGTTTGCgcaatttgtatttattgctcgcgaattttatttcttttgccttttctgtttttcttttcgcgagAGAGTAAAGAGTAAAGGGAGTAAAGAGAGTAAGTAAAATACCAGATTTAACACAGCACACAAACGTGCTCGTTTTAATGTTGAATAATCGCATTACTGACTGAGGTCGTAACGTTGGCTAATATTTTCGGTGAGATCGTCGTTGGAAGGTCCGTGTAAATTGTGCTATTTGTTAACATAGTACTTGTCAATACTGTTGTTAGAATGCTAGCAGTTGTCTTTAATTTCGGTATCGTTGTTGATTTCTCTATAGTAGGTAATGTGGAAGACATGGcgtttgttataatatttatggtCGTGTTATTATTtggaattattattgatttccATGGTTTCGGgcataaatatttcgtttgaaaCGGTGGACCAAAGCAAGTATCCATTAAATATGCTACCAATGAGCCAATCGTTAAGCCCGTTATATATGACAATGTCATTATATTGCCtggtataatacataaaataaaacaaaaacaagaattagtttaatcgatttgttttcttttgtattcttttaaatctattccgaagaaatgatttaaaacattttattttaaattataagtaatcgattatgtttatttattcatttgttgtaatttttttttaatattctttatgtGCTTCTAGATaggtaataatttatactccATTAAAAGCCCATTATAATAGATTAAATattgaatcttttttaaataatttatattctgtCCGGAGCCCCTTATGATAGATTAAAATGTCTGTATGCATACATTGCCTGCTATCAAGGGGAGGAACGCGGAAATTATTTAGAGACATAATATTGAAAAgcaataattacattaaaattaataaatagacATAACCGTttgatgataatatttaaaatgaaacaatcaacgaatcgattattttaattatttccctAACTCTtcagaaagataaataattaattaaatctaaatgattaattttatatgtatataatttgtactttttcttatttcatcagtacttttattaattaatgttaagtattttataaaataaatgatcaatatatatgaatattttgacacgaatatttataataaaatattagtacgtaatataaacgatcattataaataagtaagcTTTAAAATTGTCTCCagttttattaactatttaaaatactgacgaattattacatttaattattatatttaatagtttttttttgtttattaatcgatataatactGATCACTTATATTAcgtaatgatatattattacaaatattaaaaataaaatttatttgaatttatcaattaaaaaattttttaaatatgatgaagatataatgaatatttaatatgactataatttatatttatgtatatattaataaaaaataatattcaaaattgtGATTAATTCCTACCTGCAAGTTCACGATGTTCCTCTGGTACTTTACTAGGCGCCTGAATCATCGGTATACTTCCAACAATACCATTTGTTAAACCAAGTAGCCAGGAGAATACTAATGGATAACATTCGTCGGATAATATAGGAGCGCTTCTTGGTATAGCgcataacaaaaataaaggtATCAGTATAATCCTTGCACTCGAGAAGTAAAGTAAATGAGTACGTTTCCATTGAAATGGTATTGTTGCTAATAActgtaaaaaatgaagaagttaatgtaaataacgataattaacgaacaattttaaataagacTCAAATGGATCTTCTTAtaagttaaaattaaatttaattatttaaacattattaattaaatatttatattgtatataataaatatttatttgtatataaatatttatttagatataaattaaatatttatattataaaattaaatttaattataaaacaatattatttattaaataattcatcgatGTTATATCCAAAcgttaattttatcgatataatttctagtattaattaatagtaattTAATTGATGGATATATTTGAAGTGttataaattgaattttttcgtttcttctttttttttttaatttaatttactcaaatctttttttaaatgtattgttatattaattttatttttatatattaccttGCCAAAGAGATCGGAAACATTGAAAGCTGTCATCAAGATGACCGGCATCCATGATTCGTATTTGCAAGATACAATTTCTGACACTATTCCTGGATATAAACAAAGAGTTACGAAATATGCAATTCCGATGCTAGCCATGTATGGGAAGATAAGTTTTGAGACTTCGTATCTTGCCAGTAATCCTcctgaaaataattcaaatgaaagaattcttattaattaaaaaaaaaaaaaaaagtataaaaagaaaaaaagaaaaagatttgacaatttgttcttttaaaaatattgtccaATTGCTTTAAAAATGACGATCATTTTACAgcaaattgatattaaaatttaacaaaatcgaCCAGATTGATTTTTACCAGAttcaatcgaaaaaaaaaagaaaaaatgcctTATAACATGAAGATTTACTCTAATAAATATCGGatacattatttaatagatttcAAAATGCCGATgacataattttaaatattgatcATCAGTATCTAACGAAACATCTCTAATCGAATTCTTAAAAAATgcttttaatcaaaatttgcGTAGAATATTGAAACGAATCATATAGAGTTTTCAATTAATTGCTTAAACAATGTTATTTTATCTAACAATTAAATGTGAACAAGAAACTTACTTTTAATACCAGACCAAGGTTTACTATTTTGATTAGCGTAAGAACCTCTCATCACCACAACATCTTCAACTTTATAAGTTGGACCAGCACTTCCTGCTAAATTTCCAGAAGTTGCACTGGGCTCGTAAACAGGATTACTAAAGGAGAATGCTGAGTATTGTCCGACGCctaaaaggaataaaaatcatttttcaaaaattactaAAGAAAttactctcctttttttctctctttatatatctcttttttctctaaatcaacgaattaatcataaattcgattgaataatatatataaattataaattattaaattataacattaatatagaaaaaaaagaaaaaaatcgtttctttaaatacataaaaaaaaggaaattaaattaaataatatttttacgttcaaaaatatattaccatTTATATCTGTACTTGCACTAGTAGATTCGATGCCCAGTGGACTGGTTTGTATCTTCAAAATTCCGTATTGACCTTTAGTTGGGTCACCCACCTGGTCAAGCGGATCCATCTGTCGAATGAAATCATTTAATCTCTGAATCTCTCATCGTTATTGCCAATGTTAAAATCACTCGGTTACCAGGCCAACGTCCTCCGTTGGTTCCAATGTAATACGATTTCTCTCTTGACATAGTGTTATATAGAATTGTACGAAATCAGTCTTTCGTACTACTTGATGTAACACGAAACACATTAGTATCGTCAAATTCGACAATGCGAAGAACATCGATGTATTACCACGTTCATCTTCCAGCAACGATTTCGTCaaaattcgattaatcgaaacCCAAAATCCAGCAACACCTATGTACAAAAtcgttgaataaaattttcttaaataaaccTCGTTAATTCATTAATCGTTACGATCAATTAAATTGTCAACGCgataa from Vespula vulgaris chromosome 13, iyVesVulg1.1, whole genome shotgun sequence includes these protein-coding regions:
- the LOC127068655 gene encoding equilibrative nucleoside transporter 4; its protein translation is MDENLSRGYVQLGKARGMNEFKLSNGFTHLSPPVDKCNFIYLALILGGIGFLLPYNSFIIAVDYFQTRYPGTTVIFDMSVVYITMAFFAVFANNILVETLSLNMRITFGYLVSFVTLNFVVICEIWWELFGATTSYNINLIAVAIVSLGCTVQQSSFYGYTSMLPSRYTQAVMTGESVAGFWVSINRILTKSLLEDERGNTSMFFALSNLTILMCFVLHQVVRKTDFVQFYITLCQERNRITLEPTEDVGLMDPLDQVGDPTKGQYGILKIQTSPLGIESTSASTDINGVGQYSAFSFSNPVYEPSATSGNLAGSAGPTYKVEDVVVMRGSYANQNSKPWSGIKRGLLARYEVSKLIFPYMASIGIAYFVTLCLYPGIVSEIVSCKYESWMPVILMTAFNVSDLFGKLLATIPFQWKRTHLLYFSSARIILIPLFLLCAIPRSAPILSDECYPLVFSWLLGLTNGIVGSIPMIQAPSKVPEEHRELAGNIMTLSYITGLTIGSLVAYLMDTCFGPPFQTKYLCPKPWKSIIIPNNNTTINIITNAMSSTLPTIEKSTTIPKLKTTASILTTVLTSTMLTNSTIYTDLPTTISPKILANVTTSVSNAIIQH